A stretch of Pirellulales bacterium DNA encodes these proteins:
- a CDS encoding carbon storage regulator: MLVLSRKVGERIHVGNGIVVEVRRVAGNRVTIAVEAPRDMRILRGELFEAATSFEGEQAVPDDEETASSPVVLGHGDLGLSVSSHTVA; the protein is encoded by the coding sequence ATGCTCGTACTCAGTCGTAAAGTTGGTGAACGAATTCACGTCGGCAACGGCATTGTCGTGGAGGTTCGTCGAGTCGCCGGCAATCGGGTGACGATAGCCGTCGAGGCGCCCCGAGACATGCGAATCCTTCGCGGCGAGCTGTTCGAGGCCGCCACGTCGTTCGAGGGCGAACAGGCAGTCCCGGACGACGAAGAGACGGCGAGTTCGCCGGTCGTTCTCGGTCATGGCGATCTCGGGCTTTCCGTTTCCTCGCATACGGTGGCGTAA
- a CDS encoding alpha/beta fold hydrolase, whose product MLHALAAACLAATLGGCSTSSNRWVSLRTTPRNPLTDTLGLVTRQGPKPTERTMQLLRRYDMVGRLQGDRAALLAEIEAIDRREPNREHAYAQAELAYVGAKKAETAMKTDEALKLYGASVLHAYRYLFADGYAATSNPYDPQFRRACDLYNGALEGTLRIVRAGGKLSPGTTHMLHAADGDCQIEVVLRSNGWHADDIDHIEFVSDYEVHGLRNHYHNFGLGVPLIAVRRHHEGADPDEAFYPPDLSFPVTAFLRIESDALRERPPVQGPSLAATATTKLPQPVTRAVLELYDPLEATSVAVAEAKVPLETDLSTPLAHFLSQPALDDDRVSTLGLLKPEKVAQLTGLYMLEPYRPDKIPVVMVHGLWSSPVTWMEMFNDLRSDPYLRDYYQFWFYLYPTGQPFWYSAGRMREDLAVMRQTLDPARREPALDQMVLVGHSMGGLVSKLQTVDSRDAFWKTVSEKPFAELQAEEAQRKELANAFFFDPNPSVRRVVTIGTPHRGSEFSNDLTRWLSQKLIRIPAQMLQGRNELFARNPGYFRNESALKINTSIDSLSPSSPILPVLLAADPGPWVRYHNVVGQAPRDGLTNKVSMWIAGEGDGVVSLVSGEVESAASQIVVPADHQSVHRHPQSILEVRRVLLEHLDDLRKHPSGTGVRFASSGEANSETGLPEAGSPWQGVPVAVPAARPYVGSSTGGEVYGPAPAVLR is encoded by the coding sequence GTGTTGCATGCGCTGGCGGCGGCGTGTTTGGCTGCGACGCTGGGGGGGTGCAGCACCTCGTCAAATCGGTGGGTCTCGCTGCGGACGACCCCGCGCAATCCGCTCACCGACACCTTGGGGCTCGTGACGCGTCAAGGGCCGAAGCCGACCGAGCGGACGATGCAGTTGTTGCGTCGGTACGACATGGTCGGTCGACTGCAGGGAGACCGCGCCGCACTGTTGGCTGAGATCGAGGCGATCGATCGTCGCGAGCCGAATCGCGAACACGCCTACGCCCAGGCCGAGCTGGCGTACGTCGGGGCCAAGAAGGCCGAAACGGCGATGAAGACCGACGAGGCGCTCAAACTGTACGGGGCCTCGGTGCTGCACGCCTATCGCTATCTGTTCGCCGACGGCTACGCGGCGACGAGCAACCCGTACGATCCGCAGTTTCGCCGGGCGTGCGATCTGTATAACGGTGCGCTTGAGGGGACGTTGCGCATTGTTCGCGCGGGCGGCAAGCTGAGCCCGGGAACGACGCACATGCTGCATGCCGCCGACGGCGACTGCCAGATCGAAGTCGTGCTGCGCAGCAACGGGTGGCATGCGGACGACATCGACCACATCGAATTCGTCAGCGACTACGAAGTCCACGGCCTGCGGAACCACTATCACAATTTCGGTTTGGGGGTGCCGCTGATCGCGGTGCGTCGGCACCACGAGGGCGCCGACCCGGACGAAGCGTTCTACCCGCCCGACTTGTCGTTCCCGGTGACGGCGTTCCTGCGGATCGAGTCGGACGCGTTGCGCGAACGTCCTCCGGTCCAGGGGCCTTCCCTTGCGGCGACGGCGACGACCAAGCTGCCGCAGCCGGTGACGCGGGCCGTGCTGGAACTGTACGATCCGCTCGAAGCGACGTCGGTGGCCGTGGCGGAAGCGAAGGTGCCGCTCGAAACCGACTTGAGCACGCCGTTGGCCCACTTCCTCAGCCAGCCGGCGCTCGACGACGACCGGGTGTCGACCCTGGGGCTGCTCAAGCCGGAAAAAGTGGCGCAGCTCACCGGGCTGTACATGCTCGAGCCGTATCGTCCCGACAAGATCCCGGTCGTGATGGTCCACGGGCTGTGGTCGAGCCCGGTGACCTGGATGGAGATGTTCAACGATCTGCGGAGCGATCCGTACTTGCGGGATTACTACCAGTTCTGGTTTTACCTGTACCCGACGGGTCAGCCGTTCTGGTACAGCGCGGGCAGAATGCGCGAGGATCTGGCGGTCATGCGGCAAACGCTCGACCCCGCCAGACGGGAGCCGGCGCTCGACCAGATGGTGCTGGTGGGCCACAGCATGGGAGGGCTTGTCTCGAAGCTGCAAACGGTCGACAGCCGCGATGCGTTCTGGAAGACGGTCAGCGAGAAGCCGTTCGCCGAGTTGCAGGCCGAGGAGGCGCAACGCAAAGAGCTGGCCAATGCGTTTTTCTTTGATCCCAATCCGAGCGTGCGGCGGGTCGTCACGATCGGCACGCCCCACCGCGGCAGCGAGTTTTCGAACGATCTGACTCGCTGGCTGAGCCAGAAGCTGATCCGGATCCCCGCGCAGATGCTGCAGGGACGGAACGAACTGTTCGCCCGCAATCCGGGCTACTTCCGCAACGAGTCGGCGCTTAAGATCAACACGAGCATCGATTCGCTCTCTCCCTCGTCGCCGATTCTGCCCGTGCTGTTGGCGGCCGATCCGGGACCGTGGGTGCGATACCACAACGTGGTGGGCCAGGCGCCTCGCGACGGACTGACCAACAAGGTTTCGATGTGGATCGCCGGCGAAGGAGACGGGGTGGTCTCGCTGGTCAGCGGCGAAGTGGAATCAGCCGCTTCGCAGATCGTGGTGCCGGCGGATCACCAAAGCGTCCACCGACACCCGCAAAGCATCCTGGAAGTCCGCCGCGTCTTGCTCGAGCACCTCGACGACCTGCGGAAACATCCCTCCGGAACCGGGGTGCGCTTCGCCTCGTCGGGCGAGGCGAATTCGGAGACCGGCTTGCCTGAGGCGGGATCGCCTTGGCAGGGCGTTCCCGTCGCGGTCCCGGCGGCAAGGCCGTACGTCGGTTCCTCGACGGGGGGCGAAGTCTACGGCCCGGCGCCGGCGGTCTTGCGATAA
- a CDS encoding carbon storage regulator, whose product MLVLTRKQNEKIQIGDSITITVVRTKGKTVRLGIDAPAEMAVLRGELVFELDADEAPADATEEAEAPRRSQRSRAATTCTTRDNGWSTDAGETVVRPAGARTVALDSTNHAPLRSQVAARK is encoded by the coding sequence ATGTTGGTTCTCACACGGAAGCAAAACGAGAAGATTCAGATCGGCGACTCGATCACAATCACCGTCGTCCGAACCAAAGGGAAAACCGTCCGGCTGGGAATCGACGCCCCGGCCGAAATGGCCGTGCTCCGCGGCGAGTTGGTCTTCGAACTCGACGCCGACGAAGCGCCGGCAGATGCGACGGAAGAAGCCGAGGCCCCCCGGCGCTCCCAGCGAAGTCGCGCCGCGACGACCTGCACGACCCGCGACAACGGCTGGTCGACCGATGCCGGCGAAACGGTCGTGCGTCCGGCCGGGGCTCGCACGGTCGCACTGGACTCGACGAACCACGCCCCGTTGCGATCGCAGGTGGCCGCCCGGAAGTAA
- a CDS encoding aminopeptidase P family protein — protein sequence MPEHHPYAPDLAACRRRQQRLLAEMERHGWSRVLLTRGESIQWLTGVHLGPLWTPCAALDADGRLTLALPDRKLGTPAAADETAGYAAKRFSTFRDDQAAASAAALVAALQPTTGTTAGEWSHWRPALQAAAASPVVDAEPTLFALRRRKDADELRMMRRANEANAAMYARARQIIRPGLSELDLYCELHTVAVTTLGEPLTYLGQDFQSCSRGGPPRDRLAQAGELWILDLGVGFRGYYSDNARTIAVGGDPTPEQLRAWKAVQELFAWIESTVRPGVSCRELHLDAQQRLDLQSPWAFNHHLGHGVGLAPHEGPHLNPEWDDHFAVGDFFTAEPGLYHRDLRTGLRLEQNYVVTDSGVELLTPWPLELA from the coding sequence ATGCCCGAACATCACCCCTACGCCCCCGATTTGGCCGCTTGCCGGCGGCGCCAGCAACGACTGCTGGCCGAGATGGAACGACACGGCTGGAGCCGTGTTCTGCTGACTCGCGGAGAATCGATCCAGTGGCTCACCGGAGTCCATCTCGGGCCGCTGTGGACTCCTTGCGCGGCGCTCGACGCCGATGGCCGGCTGACGTTGGCCCTTCCCGATCGCAAACTGGGAACCCCGGCCGCCGCGGACGAAACGGCAGGCTACGCGGCCAAGCGGTTCTCCACCTTCCGCGACGACCAGGCGGCCGCCAGCGCCGCCGCGCTCGTGGCGGCGCTTCAGCCGACGACCGGGACGACCGCGGGTGAGTGGTCTCACTGGCGCCCGGCGCTGCAAGCGGCCGCCGCGAGCCCCGTCGTTGACGCCGAACCGACGCTGTTCGCCCTCCGCCGCCGCAAGGACGCCGACGAACTGCGAATGATGCGCCGGGCCAACGAGGCGAACGCCGCGATGTACGCCCGCGCCCGGCAAATCATCCGCCCCGGGCTGTCGGAGCTGGACCTGTACTGCGAGCTTCACACGGTCGCCGTGACGACGCTCGGAGAACCGCTGACCTACCTGGGGCAAGACTTCCAAAGCTGCTCCCGCGGAGGTCCCCCGCGCGACCGGCTGGCCCAAGCCGGCGAGCTGTGGATCCTCGATTTGGGGGTCGGCTTCCGCGGCTACTACAGCGACAACGCCCGCACAATTGCCGTCGGGGGTGATCCCACGCCCGAGCAACTGCGGGCCTGGAAGGCCGTGCAGGAGCTCTTCGCCTGGATCGAATCGACCGTCCGCCCCGGCGTCAGTTGCCGCGAGCTGCACCTCGACGCCCAGCAGCGGCTCGATCTGCAATCCCCCTGGGCGTTCAACCACCATTTGGGGCACGGCGTCGGCCTCGCCCCGCACGAAGGGCCCCATCTCAACCCCGAATGGGACGACCATTTCGCTGTCGGCGATTTCTTCACCGCCGAGCCGGGACTCTATCATCGCGACCTGCGCACGGGCCTGCGACTCGAACAAAACTACGTCGTTACCGACTCGGGGGTCGAGTTGCTGACTCCCTGGCCGCTCGAGCTAGCCTGA